In Silene latifolia isolate original U9 population chromosome 3, ASM4854445v1, whole genome shotgun sequence, a single window of DNA contains:
- the LOC141648439 gene encoding putative nucleoredoxin 1, with the protein MLKTCSLIKMNSKKKPTETMYLRPCETISKRSRKKRCVVPKEAEAETEAEAEANEEEEAPVIMIDEGDHLDVKAFLSSKYRDYLITTKGGEVVPIDSLEGKYVVVSCFLLPFDLDSIETSICRCIEALFAQLSVQGIADSVKLVVVGKVAPRSRVANFDRFFRMLSLNCLAIPYSDSKSRDRVCKTLELSEWDQPCLVVHPNGKVLQLSDQFLTSYGAQSFPFTEQHCHNIVIQDEIIKNRIRSINSPVSLGELLQCDSLSQIADGNTSIPTSDLDQVVVGIYLCFDGFRKGGFMFDLQDIHRKCLDKGYKFEIVLIPVPFGRYSDPISFYDRIKKSALKNTTSSSWWTISFSDIVCRSLWRLFYCDEKDELIILPRRGCPGDLYGRHMATVYGADAYPFTTDVIVEKKVK; encoded by the coding sequence ATGCTTAAAACCTGTAGTTTAATCAAGATGAATTCCAAAAAGAAGCCAACTGAGACAATGTATTTAAGGCCATGTGAGACGATTTCTAAAAGGTCTAGGAAGAAGAGATGTGTAGTGCCAAAGGAGGCGGAGGCGGAGACGGAGGCGGAGGCGGAGGCgaacgaggaggaggaggctccaGTAATTATGATTGATGAAGGGGACCATTTGGATGTGAAAGCCTTCTTGTCGAGCAAATATCGCGATTATCTAATAACGACTAAAGGTGGTGAGGTAGTTCCTATAGATAGTCTCGAAGGGAAGTACGTCGTTGTTTCTTGTTTCTTGTTGCCTTTTGATTTGGATAGCATTGAAACTAGCATTTGCCGATGCATTGAAGCGCTTTTCGCTCAATTGTCCGTTCAAGGAATTGCTGATAGTGTTAAATTGGTCGTTGTTGGTAAGGTTGCTCCTCGTTCTCGTGTAGCTAATTTTGACCGCTTTTTTAGAATGTTATCCCTTAATTGTCTTGCTATACCATACTCGGACTCCAAGTCGCGCGACAGAGTTTGCAAAACTCTTGAGTTGAGTGAGTGGGATCAGCCCTGTCTTGTCGTCCACCCTAATGGCAAGGTTTTGCAGTTATCTGATCAATTCCTTACAAGTTATGGGGCTCAATCTTTTCCGTTTACTGAGCAACACTGTCATAATATCGTCATACAAGACGAGATTATCAAAAATAGGATTCGTTCCATCAACTCTCCGGTATCCCTTGGGGAATTACTCCAATGcgattctctctcacaaattgctGATGGGAACACGTCTATACCAACGTCTGACCTCGACCAAGTTGTCGTTGGAATATATCTCTGTTTTGATGGTTTTAGAAAAGGCGGCTTCATGTTTGACCTTCAGGATATCCATCGGAAATGCCTAGACAAAGGCTATAAGTTTGAGATTGTCCTTATCCCTGTGCCCTTTGGAAGGTATTCTGATCCCATATCTTTTTATGACCGTATAAAAAAATCTGCCTTGAAAAATACGACAAGTTCATCTTGGTGGACTATATCCTTTAGCGATATAGTATGTCGTTCCCTCTGGCGCCTTTTTTACTGTGATGAAAAAGACGAGTTAATTATACTGCCACGCCGTGGCTGTCCCGGGGATCTTTATGGAAGACATATGGCAACCGTCTATGGGGCCGATGCATACCCCTTCACAACGGACGTTATTGTAGAAAAAAAGGTTAAGTGA
- the LOC141648440 gene encoding auxin-responsive protein SAUR21-like yields MGIRIHSMISNTKQILKLHSSLNKNHQNSVPKGHIPVYVGHNKDMKRYVVPLSFLNHPSFLDLLRRSEEEFGFDHPMGGLTIPCSEESFINLTILLQS; encoded by the coding sequence ATGGGTATAAGAATCCATTCAATGATCTCCAACACAAAACAAATTCTCAAACTCCATTCTTCTCTCAATAAAAACCATCAAAATTCAGTACCTAAAGGACATATTCCTGTTTACGTAGGACATAATAAGGACATGAAACGGTACGTTGTACCCTTATCTTTCCTTAACCACCCTTCATTCCTAGACTTGCTTCGTCGATCTGAAGAAGAATTTGGGTTCGATCATCCAATGGGTGGCCTAACGATTCCTTGCAGCGAGGAAAGTTTCATCAATCTCACCATACTATTGCAATCTTAA
- the LOC141649956 gene encoding putative acetyltransferase At3g50280, with amino-acid sequence MDSDHPSIRSKIPHLTTLLTTIISSKCESKAGDLLSNGLGQATLLINQIIKLYDDEGTRRVLKQYEKQPSIYGPVPNSFDGNPKLGIFIAGSTKFDIYGPEFGLGRAIAVLGGYVNMDDGKLVMTPGRDGDGSVNVDVVLKPETMNDLELDEEFMSFTT; translated from the exons ATGGATTCTGATCATCCTTCAATCAGAAGTAAAATCCCGCATCTAACAACATTGCTCACGACTATCATTAGCT CCAAATGTGAATCCAAAGCGGGTGATTTATTGAGCAATGGTTTGGGTCAGGCCACGTTactaattaatcaaattattaaaCTATATGATGACGAGGGAACTCGCAGAGTTTTAAAACAATATGAGAAGCAACCTTCTATTTATGGACCGGTTCCTAATTCGTTTGATGGTAATCCTAAGCTAGGAATATTTATAGCTGGTTCGACAAAATTTGATATATATGGACCTGAATTTGGACTAGGTAGAGCCATAGCGGTTCTAGGGGGGTACGTTAATATGGACGATGGAAAATTGGTAATGACTCCAGGACGTGACGGAGATGGAAGTGTGAACGTAGACGTTGTCCTTAAGCCTGAAACCATGAATGATCTCGAGTTAGATGAAGAATTTATGAGTTTCACGACTTAA
- the LOC141649957 gene encoding putative acetyltransferase At3g50280, with translation MVQNYYEEIPKIKLISECFVKPTHVGVANGAPNEPHYLRTIDLITLTVNPMQKGLLFDTKPHNLRSHFLPNLKKSLAFALNHFYTLSGQLVTQKFPDEHACCLYVDCNSGPGARFIHACVEYRVSDIVSSVDVHPIVASFFDLGEKSINSDGHTRPLLSVQVTELLDGIFIGFTMNHCLADGTSLWHFISTLSEIFGQLNDQKEVNYDVVSITKKPIFKTLFFDHEYGPGPIPKLPYVEPNEFKFRYDPGPLRVRIFHFSSKSISMLKAQANEECGLHNNISSFQALCGLMWRSITRSRNLRPDYEVKFAVAINARPRLDPPLSPEYFRSFYVTAKCVYKAGDLLSNGLGQAALLINQIIKMYDDEGTRRVLKQYEEQPSIHRPVFNSSNGNPKAGIFIAGSSKFDTYGPEFGLGRAIAVLGGYVNMDDGKLVMNPGRDGDGSVDVEVVLKPETMNALELDEEFMSFTT, from the coding sequence ATGGTGCAAAACTATTACGAAGAAATTCCTAAAATCAAATTAATATCAGAATGTTTTGTGAAACCCACTCATGTAGGTGTCGCTAATGGCGCACCTAACGAACCACATTACTTACGTACAATCGATTTAATCACCTTAACCGTGAATCCAATGCAAAAGGGACTCCTTTTCGATACAAAACCACATAATTTACGTTCGCATTTTCTACCAAATCTCAAAAAGTCGTTGGCTTTCGCTCTCAATCACTTTTACACTTTATCTGGTCAACTTGTCACACAAAAATTTCCTGACGAACATGCATGTTGCTTGTACGTTGATTGCAATTCAGGCCCTGGGGCCCGCTTCATCCATGCATGTGTCGAATACAGGGTATCTGATATCGTCTCGTCTGTTGACGTTCATCCGATAGTCGCTTCATTCTTTGATCTCGGTGAAAAATCGATTAATAGCGACGGCCATACTAGGCCACTCTTATCGGTCCAAGTGACTGAGTTACTGGATGGTATATTTATCGGGTTTACCATGAATCATTGTTTAGCGGATGGTACGTCTTTGTGGCATTTTATATCAACTTTGTCCGAAATATTTGGTCAACTCAACGACCAAAAGGAAGTTAATTACGACGTCGTTTCAATAACAAAAAAACCGATTTTTAAGACGCTATTTTTTGATCATGAATATGGGCCTGGTCCTATCCCTAAGCTGCCTTACGTCGAGCCCAATGAATTTAAATTCCGATACGATCCAGGCCCATTAAGAGTGAGAATATTTCACTTTTCATCCAAGTCCATTTCAATGCTTAAGGCCCAAGCAAATGAAGAATGTGGGCTTCATAACAATATATCCTCATTTCAGGCTTTATGTGGGCTTATGTGGCGGTCCATAACCCGTTCTAGGAATTTACGACCCGATTACGAGGTCAAGTTTGCCGTGGCGATTAACGCCCGTCCCCGATTGGATCCACCGTTGTCACCCGAATACTTTCGGTCTTTTTACGTGACAGCCAAATGTGTATACAAAGCGGGTGATTTATTGAGCAATGGTTTAGGCCAGGCCGCGTTactaattaatcaaattattaaaaTGTATGATGACGAGGGAACTCGCAGAGTTTTAAAACAATATGAGGAGCAACCTTCTATTCATCGACCTGTTTTTAATTCGTCTAATGGTAATCCTAAAGCAGGAATATTTATAGCTGGTTCGTCAAAATTCGATACCTATGGACCTGAATTTGGGCTAGGTAGAGCCATAGCGGTTCTAGGTGGGTACGTTAATATGGACGATGGGAAATTGGTAATGAATCCAGGACGTGACGGAGATGGAAGTGTGGATGTAGAGGTTGTCCTTAAGCCTGAAACCATGAATGCTCTCGAGTTAGATGAAGAATTTATGAGTTTCACGACTTGA
- the LOC141646461 gene encoding putative acetyltransferase At3g50280: protein MASYCEGSSRKLKFISEYFAKPTRVANNETQNYLGALELHMLSMGPMQKGLLYNTKPHNLQSHLLPKLKKSLYVSLLHFYPLAGQLVTRKFEDENKCSFYVDCNKGPGARLIHASVDYTVSDICSSVDVHPIVNSFFDLGEKSVNYDGHTKPLLSVQVTELVDGVFIGFTMNHCIADGTSLWHFISSLAEIFGQLNDDNQDNDKISVSKKPIFTRLFPEPGYDKICKLPPFEPEKDLFRYDPGPLRVRLFHFSSRAISMLKAQANEEYGHHNNISSFQALCGLTWRSITRARNLQSDLDVDCTVIMNARTRLNPPLPYEYFKSFLWGGRTGSKVSDLLGKPGLGRAALLINQSIKMQDEKIIREMSKLADEYPRFAQPGPRSLNYRPHRLYIGGSTKFEMYGPEFGLGKAVAVLAGHANKEDGKVTANPGRNGDGSVDLEICLEPETMNALELEEEFMSFAS from the coding sequence ATGGCTAGTTATTGTGAAGGGAGTAGTCGTAAACTGAAATTCATATCAGAATATTTTGCGAAACCGACCCGAGTAGCAAATAATGAAACCCAAAATTACTTGGGTGCTTTAGAACTACACATGTTAAGCATGGGTCCAATGCAAAAGGGTCTCCTTTACAATACAAAACCTCATAATTTACAATCTCATCTTTTACCAAAACTCAAAAAATCATTGTATGTTTCCTTACTACATTTTTACCCTTTAGCCGGCCAACTTGTCACTCGAAAATTCGAGGACGAAAATAAATGTAGTTTTTACGTCGATTGCAACAAGGGTCCCGGTGCCCGTCTAATCCATGCTTCTGTGGATTACACGGTATCTGATATCTGCTCCTCTGTCGATGTCCATCCGATAGTCAATTCCTTTTTTGATCTCGGTGAGAAATCGGTTAATTATGACGGTCATACTAAACCGCTTTTGTCGGTCCAAGTAACCGAGCTAGTCGATGGGGTTTTTATCGGGTTTACTATGAACCATTGTATAGCGGATGGTACCTCCTTATGGCATTTCATATCCTCGTTAGCTGAAATATTTGGTCAACTCAACGACGATAATCAAGACAACGACAAAATTTCGGTTTCAAAAAAACCGATTTTTACGAGATTATTTCCCGAACCTGGCTATGATAAAATCTGTAAATTGCCTCCCTTTGAACCCGAAAAAGACTTATTCCGGTATGATCCGGGCCCATTAAGAGTAAGATTATTTCATTTCTCATCGAGGGCGATTTCAATGCTGAAGGCCCAAGCTAACGAAGAATATGGTCATCACAACAACATTTCTTCATTCCAAGCCTTATGTGGGCTGACGTGGCGGTCCATCACTCGTGCTCGAAATTTGCAATCCGATTTAGATGTGGATTGCACTGTAATAATGAATGCCCGAACCCGGCTCAATCCACCGTTGCCATATGAATATTTTAAGAGTTTCCTTTGGGGAGGCCGAACCGGGTCTAAAGTGAGTGATTTATTGGGCAAACCCGGTTTAGGCCGGGCTGCATTATTGATCAACCAAAGTATTAAAATGCAAGATGAAAAAATAATTCGAGAAATGTCGAAACTAGCTGACGAATATCCTCGTTTTGCCCAACCCGGTCCACGCTCGCTTAATTACCGACCTCATAGGTTATACATAGGTGGTTCGACAAAGTTTGAGATGTATGGGCCCGAATTTGGGTTAGGTAAAGCCGTAGCGGTTTTAGCCGGCCATGCTAATAAGGAAGACGGTAAGGTGACGGCTAATCCGGGACGTAACGGAGATGGAAGTGTCGATTTAGAGATCTGTCTTGAGCCTGAAACCATGAATGCTCTTGAACTCGAGGAGGAGTTTATGAGTTTTGCATCATAG